One window of the Niallia circulans genome contains the following:
- a CDS encoding ROK family transcriptional regulator, with the protein MKIIIQQNIRQFLLANGSATKVELSDKLGISFPTISKFTAQMEEDGELLSAGLDDSSGGRRAKRYTYNPEYMLGLAIFLEKTETNYIVFNCLGEEKETGKISSALKDDNVKLLIEYVEALQMQYPKISSISIGVPGSVDNGRIIYSPDYEYLHDFDLKGYLENYFSIPVVIENDMNAAVLGYQDQQEKKNDKSLVYLYSGQNGPGAGIIVNGKIVRGSTNFAGEVSFVPQYNNRNFGQTFTNGKVFFSKEDEVDAISRLIASFVAIINPHAVIFCNDEVTQTTINHIKQQSSTYIPAEHLPEFRMSDWKQDYLYGLQRLGLDLIITGISSKTNE; encoded by the coding sequence ATGAAAATTATTATCCAGCAAAATATTCGTCAATTTCTTTTAGCCAATGGAAGTGCTACGAAGGTGGAGCTGAGTGATAAATTAGGAATTAGTTTTCCTACTATTAGCAAATTTACGGCACAGATGGAAGAGGATGGAGAATTACTGTCAGCGGGTTTAGATGATTCGAGTGGCGGCAGACGAGCAAAGCGGTATACATATAATCCTGAATATATGTTAGGGTTAGCCATTTTTTTAGAGAAGACCGAAACCAATTATATTGTGTTTAACTGCCTGGGAGAAGAGAAGGAGACTGGTAAAATTTCCAGTGCGTTAAAGGATGACAATGTAAAATTACTGATCGAGTATGTGGAAGCGTTACAAATGCAATATCCAAAGATTAGCTCTATTTCTATTGGTGTGCCTGGTTCGGTTGATAATGGACGAATCATTTACAGTCCTGATTATGAATATCTTCATGATTTTGATTTAAAGGGATACTTAGAAAATTATTTTTCGATCCCCGTGGTCATTGAAAATGATATGAATGCAGCAGTATTAGGTTATCAAGATCAGCAGGAGAAAAAGAACGATAAATCACTTGTTTATCTCTATTCTGGCCAAAATGGTCCAGGAGCTGGAATTATCGTAAATGGAAAGATTGTACGAGGGAGTACTAATTTTGCAGGGGAAGTATCCTTTGTACCGCAATATAATAACCGAAACTTTGGACAGACCTTTACAAATGGAAAAGTATTCTTTTCAAAGGAAGATGAAGTTGATGCCATAAGTAGACTAATTGCTTCCTTTGTGGCAATTATTAACCCGCATGCGGTTATTTTCTGTAATGATGAAGTCACTCAAACCACAATCAACCATATCAAACAACAAAGCTCCACCTATATTCCGGCAGAACATCTTCCTGAATTTAGAATGAGTGACTGGAAGCAAGATTATTTATATGGATTACAACGACTTGGACTCGATTTAATCATTACAGGAATAAGTAGTAAAACAAATGAATAG
- the sufD gene encoding Fe-S cluster assembly protein SufD, with translation MTTDIKLPFDQEYLSSFSKDMNEPSWLTELRVNALQQADALPMPRPDKTNIKNWNFTQFEKHIVSSEDFSDVSDLPEQVKALIDLEKNKTLYIQRNNRPTFLAVSNELKESGVIFTDIFTAAREYSDLLQKYFMKDAVKIDEHKLTALHAALLNGGVFLYVPKNVVVEEPIQSIFLHDDKEANLFNHVIVVAEDNSSVVYVENYVSTVDPEEAVFNIVTEVIANANAKVQYGAVDNLAHGVTTYVNRRGVAGRDAKIEWALGFMNDGNTISDNTTYLMGDGSYGDTKSVVVGRGDQKQNFTTKVVHYGKSSEGYILKHGVMKDKASSIFNGIGKIEHGATKANAEQESRVLMLSEKARGDANPILLIDEDDVTAGHAASVGRVDPLQLYYLMSRGIPQHEAERLVIHGFLAPVVEQLPIEGVKKQLVEVIERKVR, from the coding sequence ATGACAACGGATATTAAATTACCATTTGACCAAGAGTATCTTTCCTCTTTTTCGAAAGATATGAATGAACCTTCTTGGCTGACAGAGCTGCGTGTAAATGCTTTACAACAAGCAGACGCTCTTCCAATGCCAAGACCGGACAAAACCAATATTAAAAACTGGAACTTTACCCAATTTGAAAAGCATATTGTAAGCAGTGAAGATTTTTCAGATGTAAGTGATTTACCGGAACAAGTAAAAGCACTAATCGATTTAGAAAAAAATAAAACACTTTATATCCAAAGAAATAACCGTCCAACTTTCTTAGCTGTTTCTAATGAATTAAAAGAAAGCGGCGTTATTTTCACTGATATTTTTACAGCTGCAAGAGAATATAGTGACTTACTGCAAAAATACTTTATGAAAGATGCTGTAAAGATAGATGAGCATAAATTAACGGCTTTACATGCGGCTCTTTTAAATGGTGGAGTATTCTTATATGTTCCAAAGAACGTAGTAGTGGAAGAACCAATTCAATCCATTTTCTTACATGATGACAAAGAAGCGAACCTTTTTAACCATGTTATTGTAGTGGCTGAAGATAATAGCTCTGTTGTTTATGTAGAAAACTATGTTTCTACTGTGGATCCTGAAGAAGCAGTATTCAATATTGTGACAGAAGTAATTGCCAATGCCAATGCAAAAGTTCAATATGGTGCTGTTGATAATCTAGCGCATGGTGTTACTACGTATGTAAATCGCCGTGGTGTTGCAGGTCGTGATGCTAAAATTGAATGGGCATTAGGCTTCATGAATGACGGTAATACGATTTCTGATAATACAACATACTTGATGGGTGATGGCTCATATGGCGATACGAAGTCTGTAGTAGTTGGACGAGGCGATCAAAAACAAAACTTCACTACGAAAGTAGTTCATTATGGTAAGAGCTCTGAAGGTTATATCTTAAAGCATGGTGTAATGAAGGATAAAGCTTCTTCCATCTTTAACGGAATTGGTAAAATTGAGCATGGTGCAACGAAAGCAAACGCGGAGCAAGAATCTCGTGTTCTAATGTTAAGCGAAAAGGCTAGAGGCGATGCGAACCCAATTCTATTAATTGATGAAGATGATGTAACGGCAGGACATGCAGCATCAGTTGGTAGAGTAGATCCTTTACAATTGTATTACTTAATGAGCCGTGGTATTCCACAACATGAAGCAGAAAGATTAGTTATTCATGGTTTCTTAGCTCCTGTGGTAGAACAATTGCCAATTGAAGGTGTGAAAAAGCAATTAGTTGAGGTAATTGAAAGGAAAGTAAGATAA
- the sufB gene encoding Fe-S cluster assembly protein SufB: MAKKMPEIGDYKYGFSDKDVSIFRSKRGLTKEIVEEISKMKAEPQWMLDFRLKALEHFYKMPMPQWGGDLSALNFDEITYYVKPSEKTERSWDEVPDEIKQTFDKLGIPEAEQKYLAGVSAQYESEVVYHNMQEDLEKMGIVFKDTDSALRENEDIFREHWATVIPPTDNKFAALNSAVWSGGSFIYVPKGIKVDTPLQAYFRINSENMGQFERTLIIVDEGASVHYVEGCTAPVYTTNSLHSAVVEIIIKKDAYCRYTTIQNWANNVYNLVTKRAVCDANATMEWIDGNIGSKLTMKYPAVILRGEGARGMTLSIALAGKGQHQDAGAKMLHLAPNTSSTIVSKSISKQGGKVTYRGIVHFGRKADGARSNIECDTLIMDNKSTSDTIPYNEILNDNISLEHEAKVSKVSEEQLFYLMSRGISEEEATEMIVMGFIEPFTKELPMEYAVEMNRLIKFEMEGSIG; this comes from the coding sequence ATGGCAAAAAAGATGCCCGAAATTGGGGATTATAAATATGGATTTTCAGATAAAGACGTTTCTATCTTTCGTTCTAAACGTGGATTAACGAAAGAAATCGTTGAAGAAATTTCAAAAATGAAGGCTGAACCACAATGGATGCTAGACTTCCGTTTGAAAGCGTTAGAGCATTTTTATAAAATGCCAATGCCACAATGGGGCGGTGATCTGTCTGCTTTAAACTTTGATGAAATTACGTATTATGTAAAGCCATCAGAGAAAACTGAAAGATCTTGGGATGAAGTTCCAGATGAAATCAAACAAACATTTGATAAGCTTGGTATTCCAGAAGCTGAGCAAAAATACTTAGCAGGTGTATCTGCTCAGTATGAATCTGAGGTTGTTTATCATAATATGCAGGAAGATCTTGAGAAAATGGGAATTGTCTTCAAAGATACAGACTCTGCATTAAGAGAAAATGAAGATATTTTCCGTGAGCATTGGGCAACTGTTATTCCACCTACGGATAATAAGTTTGCTGCTTTAAACTCAGCTGTATGGTCTGGTGGATCTTTCATTTATGTTCCAAAAGGAATTAAAGTAGACACACCATTACAAGCATATTTCCGTATTAACTCTGAAAATATGGGACAATTTGAAAGAACGTTAATCATCGTGGATGAGGGCGCAAGTGTACATTATGTAGAAGGTTGTACAGCACCAGTTTATACTACGAACTCTCTTCATAGTGCGGTTGTTGAAATCATTATAAAAAAAGATGCATATTGCCGTTATACAACGATTCAAAACTGGGCAAACAATGTATACAATCTAGTAACAAAGCGTGCAGTTTGTGATGCGAATGCTACCATGGAATGGATCGATGGAAATATTGGTTCTAAATTAACAATGAAATACCCTGCTGTCATCTTAAGAGGTGAGGGAGCAAGAGGAATGACGTTATCTATCGCTCTTGCTGGTAAGGGACAACACCAAGATGCTGGAGCAAAAATGCTTCACTTAGCTCCAAATACATCATCTACAATTGTTTCTAAGTCTATTTCGAAACAAGGCGGAAAAGTAACATATCGCGGTATCGTTCACTTTGGACGTAAAGCAGACGGTGCTCGTTCTAATATCGAATGCGATACATTAATTATGGATAATAAATCTACTTCTGATACAATTCCTTATAATGAAATTTTAAATGATAATATTTCATTAGAGCACGAAGCAAAAGTTTCAAAAGTATCAGAAGAACAATTATTCTACTTAATGAGTAGAGGTATTTCAGAAGAAGAAGCAACAGAAATGATCGTAATGGGCTTTATCGAGCCATTTACAAAAGAATTACCAATGGAATATGCAGTAGAGATGAACCGTTTGATCAAGTTCGAAATGGAAGGCTCTATCGGTTAA
- the sufC gene encoding Fe-S cluster assembly ATPase SufC yields the protein MSQPKLVINDLHVSIEEKEIIKGLNLEIKGGEIHAIMGPNGTGKSTLSSAIMGHPKYEVTSGDVSLDDEDVLEMEVDERARAGLFLAMQYPSEISGVTNADFLRSALNSRLGEGNEISLMKFIRKMDDNMEYLEMDPDMAQRYLNEGFSGGEKKRNEILQLMMLNPKIAILDEIDSGLDIDALKVVSKGINKMREERKEEFGCLIITHYQRLLNYITPDYVHVMMQGRIVKSGGPELAQRLEAEGYDWIKKELGIEDETVEQEA from the coding sequence ATGAGTCAACCTAAATTAGTCATTAATGATTTACATGTTTCAATCGAAGAAAAAGAAATTATTAAAGGTCTTAACTTAGAAATAAAGGGTGGAGAAATTCACGCAATCATGGGGCCAAACGGAACTGGTAAATCAACATTATCTTCTGCAATCATGGGTCACCCAAAGTATGAAGTAACAAGCGGTGATGTAAGTCTTGATGACGAAGATGTATTAGAAATGGAAGTAGATGAGCGCGCTCGTGCAGGTCTATTTTTAGCTATGCAATACCCGAGCGAAATTAGCGGTGTAACAAATGCTGACTTCTTACGTTCTGCTTTAAACAGCCGTCTAGGTGAAGGGAATGAAATTTCCTTAATGAAATTTATCCGTAAAATGGATGATAACATGGAGTACCTAGAAATGGATCCAGATATGGCACAACGTTACCTAAATGAAGGGTTCTCTGGCGGGGAGAAAAAACGTAATGAAATTCTTCAATTAATGATGTTGAATCCAAAAATTGCGATTTTAGATGAAATCGATTCTGGTTTGGATATCGATGCATTGAAAGTTGTTTCTAAAGGAATTAACAAAATGCGTGAAGAGCGTAAAGAAGAGTTCGGATGCTTAATTATCACTCACTACCAACGTTTATTAAACTACATCACTCCTGACTACGTTCATGTAATGATGCAAGGTCGTATTGTTAAATCTGGTGGTCCTGAGCTTGCTCAACGCTTAGAAGCAGAAGGATATGACTGGATTAAAAAAGAACTAGGTATTGAAGACGAAACTGTTGAACAAGAAGCGTAA
- a CDS encoding VOC family protein, with translation MKIEHVAIWVKDLEGMKTFYTTYFEGTANSKYQNIEKKFESYFISFKEGARLELMRKAGIDKSDSDDRVGWAHIAISLGSKEAVNQLTERLQKDGFLLVNGPRLTGDGYYESVIEDPEGNLIELTV, from the coding sequence ATGAAAATAGAACATGTTGCAATCTGGGTGAAAGATTTAGAAGGAATGAAGACATTTTATACGACCTATTTTGAAGGGACAGCAAATTCGAAGTATCAAAATATAGAAAAGAAATTTGAATCCTATTTTATATCGTTCAAGGAGGGAGCTCGCTTAGAACTTATGCGTAAAGCGGGGATAGATAAGTCTGATTCAGATGATAGAGTTGGCTGGGCGCATATTGCTATTTCATTAGGAAGCAAAGAAGCAGTTAATCAACTGACGGAACGATTACAAAAGGATGGCTTTCTGCTAGTTAATGGGCCTCGTCTAACAGGGGACGGCTATTATGAAAGTGTGATAGAAGATCCAGAAGGAAATCTTATAGAGTTGACGGTCTAA
- a CDS encoding cysteine desulfurase → MDSKHIRSYFPILNQEVNGHPLVYLDSAATSQKPVQVIETIENYYREYNSNVHRGVHTLGTRATDAYEGAREKVRKFISASSIEEIIFTRGTTTALNTVAQSYAMENVKEGDEIVITPMEHHSNIIPWQQVAKKTGATLKYLPLQADRTIALVDVENTITPATKVVSIAYVSNVLGVINPIKEIAAIAHKNGAVLVVDAAQGAPHVKINVQDLDCDFLGFSGHKMCGPTGIGVLYGKKQLLENMEPIEFGGEMIDFVGLYESTWKELPWKFEAGTPIIAGAIGLGAAIDFLEEIGLENITEHEHKLAAYAMEKMSSINGLTIYGPQNANNRAGVITFNIEDVHPHDVATVLDAEGIAVRAGHHCAQPLMKWLNVSATARASFYLYNSEEDVDKLVEGIGKTKEYFSDVF, encoded by the coding sequence ATGGATAGCAAACATATTCGTTCTTACTTCCCAATTTTAAACCAAGAAGTCAACGGACATCCATTGGTTTATCTTGATAGTGCAGCTACCTCTCAAAAGCCAGTTCAGGTAATTGAAACAATCGAGAACTACTATCGAGAATATAATTCCAATGTTCATCGTGGTGTTCATACCTTAGGCACTAGAGCGACAGATGCTTATGAAGGAGCAAGGGAAAAGGTGAGAAAGTTTATCTCTGCTTCTTCCATCGAGGAAATTATTTTTACTCGTGGTACGACAACGGCGCTGAATACAGTTGCACAAAGCTATGCGATGGAAAATGTAAAAGAGGGGGATGAAATAGTCATTACCCCGATGGAGCATCATAGTAATATTATTCCTTGGCAGCAAGTTGCCAAAAAAACAGGAGCAACACTTAAATATTTGCCACTGCAAGCAGATAGAACAATTGCCCTTGTTGATGTTGAAAATACAATCACCCCAGCTACAAAAGTAGTTTCCATTGCCTATGTTTCAAATGTTCTAGGGGTTATCAATCCAATAAAGGAAATAGCAGCTATTGCTCATAAAAATGGAGCTGTGCTCGTTGTAGATGCTGCACAAGGAGCTCCACATGTAAAAATCAATGTGCAAGATTTGGATTGTGATTTCCTTGGATTCTCTGGACATAAAATGTGTGGTCCAACAGGAATTGGGGTACTTTATGGAAAGAAACAACTTTTAGAAAATATGGAGCCAATTGAATTTGGTGGAGAAATGATTGATTTCGTCGGATTATATGAGTCAACTTGGAAAGAACTCCCATGGAAGTTTGAAGCTGGAACACCAATCATTGCAGGGGCCATCGGTTTAGGTGCAGCCATTGATTTTCTCGAAGAAATTGGCTTGGAGAATATAACCGAACATGAGCATAAATTGGCAGCATATGCGATGGAGAAAATGTCTTCTATTAATGGTTTAACTATTTATGGACCGCAAAACGCAAATAACCGCGCTGGCGTGATCACCTTTAATATTGAAGATGTTCATCCACATGATGTTGCAACAGTATTAGATGCTGAAGGAATTGCCGTACGTGCAGGACATCACTGTGCACAACCATTAATGAAATGGCTAAATGTTTCTGCAACCGCTCGAGCAAGCTTTTATCTTTATAATTCAGAAGAAGATGTAGATAAGCTTGTGGAAGGGATTGGCAAGACAAAGGAGTATTTTAGCGATGTCTTTTAA
- a CDS encoding MFS transporter: MATFFLVIIYLAFISLGLPDSLLGVSWSLMQVEFKAPLETAGVLFMTIAGGTIISSFISGTVLKKFGTGMVTFVSCFMTAGALLGFHFAPSIVWLFIFAIPLGLGAGAVDTGLNNYVASHYKAHHMSWLHCFWGVGATLGPIIVAQFISRDNSWRSGYFAIASIQFILVVILLFTLPLWKKIEKVPKQVHENKIEESTSTLDEAYLENQKPWQIRGVKLALLAFLFYCGAEAAVGLWGSSFLVNVKNLSIDVAAKWVSVFYAGITIGRFITGFITLKMSNQRLIRWGQIIALVGAILLFLPFPVLFSLAGFIMIGLGLAPIFPCMLHETPLRFGQKHSQTIMGYQMAIAYTGSTFLPPILGYAAAKSTIGIFPFVIAGFIAMMLWGSERLNGVLHIREIKKDTASVS; this comes from the coding sequence TTGGCGACATTTTTTTTAGTAATCATCTATTTGGCTTTTATCAGTTTAGGTTTGCCAGATTCTTTATTGGGAGTGTCATGGTCTTTAATGCAAGTGGAATTTAAGGCACCCCTTGAAACTGCAGGAGTACTTTTTATGACAATTGCAGGGGGGACGATCATATCCAGCTTTATTAGCGGTACGGTGCTGAAAAAATTTGGAACTGGAATGGTTACATTTGTAAGCTGCTTTATGACAGCGGGAGCTCTATTAGGGTTTCATTTCGCACCATCGATTGTATGGCTGTTCATTTTTGCCATCCCGCTGGGCTTAGGTGCAGGTGCTGTAGATACAGGTTTAAACAACTATGTAGCAAGCCATTACAAGGCGCATCATATGAGCTGGCTTCATTGTTTTTGGGGAGTTGGAGCTACGCTTGGACCAATTATTGTGGCTCAGTTTATATCTAGAGATAATTCTTGGCGAAGTGGTTATTTTGCCATCGCAAGCATTCAATTTATTCTAGTTGTCATTTTGCTTTTCACACTTCCCTTATGGAAAAAGATAGAAAAAGTCCCTAAACAGGTGCACGAAAATAAAATAGAAGAGTCCACTAGTACATTGGATGAAGCATATTTGGAAAATCAAAAACCTTGGCAAATAAGAGGGGTTAAGCTAGCTTTACTTGCATTTTTATTTTACTGCGGGGCGGAAGCAGCAGTTGGGCTTTGGGGAAGCAGCTTCCTCGTAAATGTTAAAAATTTATCGATAGATGTAGCAGCCAAATGGGTTTCCGTGTTTTATGCAGGAATAACCATTGGAAGATTTATTACAGGCTTTATTACATTAAAAATGAGTAATCAAAGATTGATAAGATGGGGACAAATAATTGCGTTAGTTGGGGCCATTCTATTATTTTTGCCATTCCCTGTTCTTTTTTCACTGGCAGGCTTTATTATGATTGGTTTAGGTTTAGCACCGATATTTCCATGTATGCTGCATGAAACACCACTACGTTTTGGACAGAAGCATTCCCAAACCATAATGGGGTATCAAATGGCTATTGCCTATACAGGCAGTACCTTTCTTCCTCCCATTCTCGGATATGCTGCAGCAAAATCAACAATAGGAATTTTCCCTTTTGTTATTGCAGGTTTTATTGCCATGATGCTATGGGGATCGGAAAGGTTAAATGGAGTATTGCATATAAGAGAGATAAAAAAGGATACCGCGAGTGTGAGTTAA
- a CDS encoding methionine ABC transporter ATP-binding protein, which yields MINVNSVKKIYSSRSGKVTAVDHVDLTIDSGEIFGIIGYSGAGKSTLIRMLNGLEIPTAGSVSVAGHEVSTIKGSKLRKARQEISMIFQHFNLLWSRTVKENIAFPLEIAGVKKSARDKKVLELIKLVGLEGREDAYPSQLSGGQKQRVGIARALASDPKVLLCDEATSALDPQTTDAILDLLVDINKRLGLTIVLITHEMHVIRKICHRVAVMEDGKVVETGPVIDVFKQPKKEITKRFVQQVIEPEEAKDTIEHLIAQYKTGSIVMLGFVGESAEQPVITNLIRTFAVSVNIIQGKISPTQHGSYGTLYIHLDGEKQEIEKAIQYLHAQEISVEVIEG from the coding sequence TTGATTAATGTAAACTCAGTAAAAAAGATATACTCCTCAAGAAGTGGGAAGGTCACTGCGGTTGATCACGTGGATTTAACCATCGATTCAGGAGAGATATTTGGGATAATCGGATATAGTGGTGCAGGTAAAAGTACATTAATCAGAATGTTGAACGGATTGGAGATTCCTACTGCTGGAAGTGTGTCGGTTGCAGGTCATGAAGTTTCTACAATAAAAGGAAGTAAACTTCGTAAGGCGAGACAAGAAATCAGTATGATATTTCAACATTTTAATCTGCTATGGTCAAGAACCGTAAAAGAAAATATTGCTTTTCCTTTAGAAATAGCAGGCGTAAAAAAATCAGCAAGAGATAAGAAGGTATTAGAGCTCATCAAGCTGGTTGGATTAGAAGGACGAGAAGATGCTTATCCTTCTCAATTAAGTGGTGGGCAGAAACAGCGGGTTGGGATAGCAAGAGCACTTGCTAGTGATCCGAAAGTACTTCTCTGTGATGAAGCAACCTCAGCATTGGATCCACAAACAACAGATGCCATCTTAGATTTATTAGTAGACATTAATAAACGTCTTGGTCTAACAATTGTATTGATTACCCATGAAATGCACGTTATTCGCAAGATTTGTCATCGAGTGGCAGTGATGGAAGACGGGAAAGTAGTAGAAACAGGACCGGTGATTGATGTCTTTAAGCAGCCAAAGAAAGAAATTACGAAACGGTTTGTTCAACAAGTAATTGAACCAGAAGAGGCGAAAGATACGATTGAACACTTAATAGCGCAATATAAAACAGGCAGCATTGTCATGCTGGGATTTGTCGGCGAAAGTGCTGAGCAGCCTGTAATCACTAATCTCATTCGGACTTTTGCGGTTTCGGTGAATATCATTCAAGGGAAAATTTCGCCAACACAGCATGGATCCTATGGAACATTATATATTCATTTAGATGGAGAGAAACAAGAAATAGAAAAAGCTATTCAATATCTTCATGCGCAAGAAATTAGTGTGGAGGTGATTGAAGGATGA
- a CDS encoding methionine ABC transporter permease, whose product MMERLLPNVDWEIMWNATKETLFMTGFSIIFTFILGIILGITLFLTDKGNMWNNVFFNRIISAVVNIFRSIPFIILLVLLIPLTTLLIGTMIGPKAALPSLIIGAAPFYARLVEIGLREVDKGVIEAAKSMGAKPTTIIFKVLLPESMPALVSGITVTTIALVGSTAMAGIIGAGGLGNLAYLQGFQRGNGDVTLISTVIILIIVFIIQFIGDFITKKIDKR is encoded by the coding sequence ATGATGGAAAGATTATTGCCAAATGTAGATTGGGAAATAATGTGGAATGCCACGAAAGAGACCTTATTTATGACTGGATTCTCGATTATTTTTACTTTTATACTTGGAATTATACTTGGAATTACGCTGTTTTTAACAGATAAAGGGAATATGTGGAATAATGTATTTTTTAATAGAATCATCAGTGCAGTCGTGAATATTTTCCGATCCATTCCTTTTATTATTTTATTAGTTCTATTAATCCCGCTAACGACTTTGCTAATCGGGACAATGATTGGACCGAAAGCGGCGTTGCCTTCCTTAATCATAGGTGCTGCTCCGTTTTATGCAAGACTTGTGGAAATTGGTCTTCGAGAAGTGGATAAAGGTGTTATTGAAGCGGCAAAGTCAATGGGAGCAAAACCAACCACTATTATCTTTAAAGTTCTTTTGCCTGAATCTATGCCAGCACTTGTTTCAGGAATTACGGTAACTACCATTGCACTAGTAGGATCAACCGCAATGGCTGGAATAATTGGTGCCGGAGGGCTTGGGAATTTAGCTTATTTACAAGGATTTCAACGGGGTAATGGTGATGTGACGCTTATTTCAACTGTTATTATTTTAATCATTGTTTTTATTATCCAATTTATTGGTGATTTTATAACAAAAAAAATAGACAAAAGATAA
- a CDS encoding MetQ/NlpA family ABC transporter substrate-binding protein has protein sequence MKKLWSLLIALTFIFVLAACGSSNDDSKENGGSNTDKGSTKLVVGASNVPHAEILEKAKPILKEKGIDLEIKTFQDYVLPNKALESKEIDANYFQHIPYLNQQIKENGYDFVNAGGIHIEPMAVFSKKYKSLDELPDGATIIFSNSVAEHGRVLSLLEKGGLIKLKDGIDKVNAKIEDIAENPKNVKLKADYEPALLPQIFNNNEGDAVVINANYALDAGLNPVKDSIEIEGSESPYANIITVRKGDEKREDIKTLVEVLHSKEIQDFINKEYKGAVVPVSK, from the coding sequence ATGAAAAAATTATGGTCTTTACTGATTGCATTAACATTTATATTTGTTCTTGCGGCATGCGGCAGCTCTAATGATGATAGCAAGGAAAACGGGGGTTCTAACACTGACAAAGGATCAACTAAATTAGTAGTAGGTGCTTCCAATGTACCACATGCTGAAATTTTGGAAAAAGCAAAACCAATTTTGAAAGAAAAGGGAATTGATTTAGAGATCAAAACGTTCCAAGATTATGTATTGCCAAATAAAGCTTTAGAATCAAAAGAAATTGACGCAAACTATTTTCAGCATATTCCATACTTGAACCAACAAATTAAAGAAAATGGTTATGATTTTGTAAATGCTGGTGGAATTCATATTGAGCCGATGGCTGTTTTCTCTAAGAAATATAAGAGTTTAGATGAGCTTCCGGATGGAGCAACCATTATTTTTAGTAACTCTGTTGCTGAACATGGCCGTGTACTGTCTCTTTTAGAAAAAGGTGGATTAATTAAGCTTAAAGATGGAATTGATAAAGTAAATGCAAAGATTGAAGATATTGCGGAAAATCCGAAAAATGTTAAATTAAAAGCAGATTATGAGCCAGCGTTACTTCCACAAATTTTTAATAATAATGAAGGGGATGCAGTTGTTATTAATGCCAACTATGCATTAGATGCTGGCTTAAACCCTGTGAAAGATTCTATTGAAATCGAAGGAAGCGAATCTCCATATGCGAATATCATTACTGTTCGTAAAGGAGACGAAAAGCGTGAAGATATTAAAACTTTAGTAGAAGTACTGCATTCTAAAGAAATTCAAGATTTCATTAATAAAGAGTATAAAGGTGCAGTTGTACCGGTTAGTAAATAA
- the sufU gene encoding Fe-S cluster assembly sulfur transfer protein SufU → MSFNNLDSLYRSVIMDHYKNPRNKGVLEGSLTVNMNNPTCGDRILLTMKIEDGIVADTKFDGEGCSISMSSASMMTQAIKGKTVEQALKMSESFSEMIQGKDYPDDMDLGDIEALQGVSKFPARIKCATLAWKAMEKGVNEGLDS, encoded by the coding sequence ATGTCTTTTAATAACTTAGATTCACTTTATAGAAGTGTAATTATGGATCACTATAAAAACCCTCGGAACAAAGGAGTTCTTGAAGGCAGTTTGACTGTCAACATGAATAACCCTACTTGCGGGGACCGCATCCTTCTTACAATGAAAATTGAAGATGGAATTGTCGCAGACACAAAATTCGATGGAGAAGGTTGTTCCATAAGCATGTCTTCTGCATCCATGATGACACAAGCGATTAAAGGGAAAACAGTCGAACAAGCGTTAAAAATGTCTGAGTCATTCTCTGAAATGATTCAAGGCAAAGACTACCCAGATGATATGGACTTGGGGGATATTGAGGCACTTCAAGGTGTTAGTAAATTCCCAGCTAGAATTAAATGTGCAACATTAGCTTGGAAGGCTATGGAAAAAGGCGTAAATGAAGGATTAGATTCATAA